The proteins below are encoded in one region of Pseudomonas putida S13.1.2:
- the rsmD gene encoding 16S rRNA (guanine(966)-N(2))-methyltransferase RsmD has translation MPRSTPPARPQSGQSKGQGHLRIIAGEWRSRRLAVPEGEGLRPTPDRVRETLFNWLAPHIEGARVLDAFTGSGALVLEALSRGAKDAVALDSNPAAIGNLKNNLEILRCPRGQILQTDALRYLQGPAKQQFDVVFLDPPFHQDLLANTCNLLEQNQWLGEQALIYTESEAAPSTLPMPGNWRLHREKKTGQVHYALWQRG, from the coding sequence ATGCCAAGATCCACCCCTCCCGCCCGCCCGCAATCGGGCCAAAGCAAGGGCCAGGGCCACCTGCGCATCATCGCCGGCGAGTGGCGTAGCCGCCGCCTGGCGGTACCGGAAGGCGAAGGCCTGCGGCCAACGCCTGACCGCGTGCGCGAAACCCTGTTCAACTGGCTGGCGCCGCACATCGAGGGTGCCCGGGTACTGGATGCCTTCACCGGCAGCGGCGCCCTGGTGCTCGAGGCCCTGTCTCGCGGCGCCAAGGATGCCGTGGCACTGGACAGCAACCCGGCGGCGATCGGCAACCTGAAGAACAACCTCGAGATCCTGCGTTGCCCGCGCGGGCAAATCCTGCAAACCGATGCCCTGCGCTACCTGCAAGGCCCGGCCAAGCAGCAGTTTGACGTGGTGTTCCTCGACCCACCGTTCCACCAGGACCTGCTGGCCAACACCTGCAACCTGCTGGAGCAGAACCAGTGGCTGGGCGAACAGGCGCTGATCTACACCGAAAGCGAAGCGGCGCCGTCGACGCTGCCGATGCCCGGCAACTGGCGCCTGCACCGCGAGAAGAAAACCGGCCAGGTGCATTACGCGCTCTGGCAGCGAGGATGA
- a CDS encoding M16 family metallopeptidase: MSDRRAPRPTLLATGIRALALAAVLAAPAMADNAAKADTSAARPANTLQSLAELDGKAPSRRQLNIQHWSTAEGARVLFVEARELPMFDLRVTFAAGSSQDAGTPGLAALTNAMLNEGVAGKDVTAIAEGFEGLGADFGNGSYRDMAVASLRSLSIKDKREPALKLFTEVAGKPTFPEDALKRIKNQMLAGFEYEKQNPGKIAGKALFGNLYGDHPYAHPSDGTADTINGITLAQLRAFHAKAYTGGNAVIALVGDLSRAEAEAIAAQVSAGLPKGPALAAPAQPSEAKAGLTHIDFPSKQTHLMLAELGIDRQDPDWPALSLGNQILGGGAFGTRLMSEVREKRGLTYGVYSVFSPMQVRGPFMINLQTRAELSEGTLKLVQDILADYLKTGPTQQELDDAKRELAGSFPLSNASNASIVGQLGAIGFYNLPLTWLEDFMQQSQALTVEQVRAAMNKHLSADKLVIVTVGPKVPQKPLPAPTDKPSEQALGVPEH, translated from the coding sequence ATGAGTGATCGTCGCGCACCGCGCCCAACCCTGCTGGCCACGGGCATCCGCGCCCTGGCACTGGCGGCAGTGCTGGCCGCCCCGGCCATGGCCGACAACGCCGCCAAGGCGGACACCAGCGCCGCCCGCCCGGCCAACACCTTGCAGTCGCTGGCCGAGCTGGATGGCAAGGCACCCAGCCGACGCCAGCTGAACATCCAGCACTGGAGCACCGCTGAGGGTGCCCGGGTGTTGTTCGTGGAGGCCCGCGAACTGCCGATGTTCGACCTGCGCGTCACCTTCGCCGCCGGCAGCAGCCAGGACGCCGGAACACCCGGTTTGGCGGCACTGACCAACGCCATGCTCAACGAGGGTGTGGCCGGCAAGGACGTGACCGCCATCGCCGAAGGTTTCGAAGGCCTGGGCGCAGACTTTGGCAACGGCTCCTACCGCGACATGGCCGTGGCATCGCTGCGCAGCCTCAGCATCAAGGACAAGCGCGAACCTGCGCTCAAGCTGTTTACCGAAGTGGCCGGCAAGCCGACCTTCCCTGAGGACGCCCTCAAGCGCATCAAGAACCAGATGCTGGCCGGCTTCGAATACGAGAAGCAGAACCCCGGCAAAATCGCTGGCAAGGCGCTGTTCGGCAACCTCTATGGTGACCACCCTTACGCCCACCCAAGCGATGGCACCGCAGACACCATCAACGGCATTACCCTGGCACAACTGCGCGCCTTCCACGCCAAGGCTTATACCGGCGGCAACGCAGTAATCGCCCTGGTCGGCGACCTCAGCCGTGCCGAGGCCGAAGCCATCGCCGCCCAGGTTTCCGCGGGCCTGCCCAAGGGCCCGGCGCTTGCCGCACCGGCCCAGCCCAGTGAAGCCAAGGCCGGCCTGACCCACATCGACTTCCCGTCCAAACAGACTCACCTCATGCTGGCCGAGCTTGGTATCGACCGCCAGGACCCGGATTGGCCAGCCTTGTCGCTGGGTAACCAGATCCTCGGTGGTGGCGCCTTCGGTACCCGGCTGATGAGCGAAGTGCGTGAAAAGCGTGGCCTGACCTACGGCGTGTACTCGGTGTTCAGCCCCATGCAGGTGCGCGGCCCGTTCATGATCAACCTGCAGACCCGTGCCGAGCTCAGTGAAGGCACGCTCAAGCTGGTGCAGGACATTCTTGCCGACTACCTCAAGACAGGCCCCACCCAGCAAGAGCTGGACGACGCCAAGCGCGAACTGGCCGGCAGCTTCCCGCTGTCCAATGCCAGCAACGCCAGCATCGTCGGCCAGTTGGGCGCAATCGGCTTCTACAATCTGCCACTGACCTGGCTGGAGGACTTCATGCAGCAGTCCCAGGCCCTCACCGTCGAGCAGGTCAGGGCGGCCATGAACAAACACCTGTCAGCCGATAAACTGGTGATCGTCACCGTAGGCCCGAAAGTGCCACAAAAACCGCTGCCAGCACCCACTGACAAGCCCTCCGAGCAAGCGCTCGGGGTACCGGAGCACTAA
- a CDS encoding M16 family metallopeptidase, with amino-acid sequence MNALARRAAGLLLGTLCLPLAAFAADVQPTHEFILDNGLKVVVREDHRAPVVVSQIWYKVGSSYETPGQTGLSHALEHMMFKGSAKVGPGEASRILRDLGAEENAFTSDDYTAYYQVLARDRLPVALELEADRLASLRLPADEFSREIEVIKEERRLRTDDQPNSKAFELFRAMAYPASGYHTPTIGWMADLERMKVEELRHWYESWYAPNNATLVVVGDVTADEVKGLAQKYFGSIPKRAVPPAKLPLELAEPGQRQLTLHVRTQLPSLIYGFNVPGLPTAKDPRTVHALRLISALLDGGYSARMPARLERGQELVAGASSSYNAFTRGDSLFLISATPNVQKQKTLDDVEKGIWQLLEELKTTPPSAEELERVRAQVIAGLVYDRDSISSQATTIGQLETVGLSWKLIDSELDELKRVTPQDIQNAARTYFTRERLSVAHVLPEESAHE; translated from the coding sequence ATGAATGCTCTAGCCCGCCGCGCCGCTGGCCTGTTGCTCGGCACGCTCTGCCTGCCGCTTGCGGCCTTCGCCGCCGATGTGCAACCCACCCACGAATTCATCCTCGACAATGGCCTGAAGGTGGTCGTGCGCGAAGACCATCGCGCCCCGGTGGTGGTCTCGCAGATCTGGTACAAGGTCGGCTCCAGCTACGAAACCCCGGGCCAGACCGGTTTGTCCCATGCGCTGGAACACATGATGTTCAAGGGCAGCGCCAAGGTCGGCCCCGGCGAAGCTTCGCGCATCCTGCGTGACCTGGGTGCCGAAGAAAACGCCTTTACCAGCGACGACTACACCGCCTATTACCAGGTGCTGGCCCGCGACCGCCTGCCGGTCGCCCTGGAGCTGGAGGCCGACCGCCTGGCCAGCCTGCGCCTGCCGGCCGACGAGTTCAGCCGTGAAATCGAGGTAATCAAGGAAGAACGCCGCCTGCGCACCGACGATCAGCCCAACTCCAAGGCGTTCGAGCTGTTCCGCGCCATGGCCTACCCCGCCAGCGGCTATCACACGCCGACCATCGGCTGGATGGCGGATCTGGAGCGCATGAAGGTCGAGGAACTGCGCCACTGGTATGAATCCTGGTACGCCCCCAACAATGCCACCCTGGTGGTGGTCGGCGATGTCACCGCTGACGAGGTCAAGGGCCTGGCGCAGAAGTACTTCGGCAGCATTCCAAAGCGTGCCGTACCGCCGGCCAAGCTGCCACTGGAGCTGGCCGAGCCTGGCCAGCGCCAGCTGACCCTGCACGTACGCACCCAGCTGCCCAGCCTGATCTATGGTTTCAACGTGCCCGGCCTGCCCACCGCCAAGGACCCGCGCACTGTGCATGCCCTGCGCCTGATCTCGGCACTGCTCGACGGCGGCTACAGCGCCCGCATGCCGGCACGCCTGGAGCGTGGCCAGGAGTTGGTGGCCGGCGCCTCGTCCAGCTACAACGCCTTCACCCGCGGCGACAGCCTGTTCCTGATCTCGGCCACGCCGAATGTGCAAAAGCAGAAAACCCTCGACGATGTCGAGAAAGGCATCTGGCAGTTGCTTGAAGAACTCAAGACCACCCCGCCCAGCGCTGAAGAGCTCGAACGCGTGCGCGCCCAGGTCATTGCCGGCCTGGTCTACGACCGCGACTCCATCAGCAGCCAGGCCACCACCATCGGCCAGCTGGAAACCGTCGGCCTGTCCTGGAAACTGATCGACAGCGAGCTGGACGAGCTCAAGCGTGTCACCCCGCAGGACATCCAGAACGCCGCGCGCACCTATTTCACCCGTGAACGCCTGAGCGTTGCCCATGTACTGCCCGAGGAGTCCGCTCATGAGTGA
- the ftsY gene encoding signal recognition particle-docking protein FtsY yields the protein MFGSNDDKKAPAEAGEKKGLFSWFRKKPQQPVAEQPQAPESQATEPVAPPSAVEHAEAAPVEPVVAEAPAPAAEAPLAAEPAVAPEPVPAPVVAPVFEPAPAPVAAPVPEAAPAPVVVTPAPEPAPTPVGAGVPANAEPAAPQLETPAPVAAPAIQAVEPPVSNLVLPVAEEPVALVPDLEPKAPPAIPERPAAEPVQPEPEPVAAAVTEQAKPGFFARLKQGLSKTSASIGEGMASLFLGKKVIDDDLLDEIETRLLTADVGVEATSAIVQNLTQKVARKQLADADALYKSLQEELAALLRPVEQPLKVQAQNKPYVILVVGVNGAGKTTTIGKLAKKLQLEGKKVMLAAGDTFRAAAVEQLQVWGERNQIPVIAQHTGADSASVIFDAVQAAKARGADVLIADTAGRLHTKDNLMEELKKVRRVIGKLDADAPHEVLLVLDAGTGQNAISQAKYFNQSVELTGLALTKLDGTAKGGVIFALAKQFNIPIRFIGVGEGIDDLRTFEAEPFVKALFAERD from the coding sequence ATGTTTGGTTCCAACGACGACAAGAAAGCGCCGGCCGAGGCTGGCGAGAAGAAAGGCCTGTTCAGCTGGTTTCGCAAGAAGCCGCAGCAACCTGTCGCCGAACAGCCACAAGCCCCTGAATCCCAGGCCACAGAGCCGGTAGCGCCGCCATCCGCCGTCGAGCACGCTGAAGCTGCTCCGGTCGAGCCGGTGGTTGCTGAAGCACCTGCACCTGCAGCTGAGGCCCCTCTGGCTGCTGAGCCAGCAGTGGCCCCTGAGCCTGTACCTGCCCCGGTGGTCGCGCCAGTCTTTGAGCCTGCACCTGCTCCGGTGGCTGCCCCGGTCCCTGAGGCTGCGCCTGCGCCAGTAGTGGTCACCCCAGCGCCTGAGCCTGCCCCCACCCCTGTGGGAGCGGGCGTGCCCGCGAATGCGGAGCCTGCCGCCCCGCAGCTCGAAACCCCTGCGCCAGTAGCAGCCCCGGCCATTCAAGCCGTCGAACCCCCGGTCAGCAACCTGGTACTGCCCGTTGCCGAGGAGCCCGTCGCTCTCGTCCCTGACCTGGAGCCAAAAGCCCCGCCAGCGATCCCCGAGCGTCCGGCAGCAGAGCCGGTGCAACCAGAGCCCGAGCCTGTGGCTGCGGCCGTTACCGAACAAGCCAAACCCGGCTTCTTTGCCCGCCTGAAGCAAGGCCTGTCCAAGACCAGCGCCAGCATCGGCGAAGGCATGGCCAGCCTGTTCCTCGGCAAGAAGGTCATCGACGACGACCTGCTCGACGAAATCGAGACCCGCCTGCTGACCGCCGACGTGGGTGTGGAAGCCACCTCGGCCATCGTCCAGAACCTGACCCAAAAGGTTGCCCGCAAGCAGCTGGCCGACGCCGACGCGCTTTACAAGTCGCTGCAGGAAGAACTGGCCGCGTTGCTGCGCCCGGTCGAGCAGCCGCTGAAAGTGCAGGCGCAGAACAAGCCCTATGTCATCCTCGTGGTTGGCGTGAACGGCGCCGGCAAGACCACCACCATCGGCAAACTGGCGAAAAAGCTGCAGCTGGAAGGCAAGAAAGTCATGCTGGCTGCGGGGGACACCTTCCGTGCCGCAGCGGTCGAGCAGCTGCAGGTGTGGGGTGAGCGTAACCAGATTCCGGTGATCGCCCAGCACACCGGCGCCGACTCCGCGTCGGTGATCTTCGACGCCGTGCAGGCCGCCAAGGCCCGTGGCGCCGACGTGCTGATCGCCGACACTGCCGGCCGCCTGCACACCAAAGACAACCTGATGGAAGAGCTGAAGAAGGTCCGCCGGGTCATCGGCAAGCTCGACGCCGATGCGCCCCACGAGGTGCTGCTGGTGCTTGATGCCGGTACCGGCCAGAACGCCATCAGCCAGGCCAAGTACTTCAACCAGAGCGTCGAACTGACCGGCCTGGCCCTGACCAAGCTGGACGGCACTGCCAAAGGCGGGGTGATCTTCGCCCTGGCCAAGCAGTTCAACATCCCGATCCGCTTCATCGGTGTCGGTGAAGGCATCGATGACCTGCGCACCTTCGAAGCCGAGCCGTTCGTCAAGGCTCTGTTCGCCGAGCGAGACTGA
- the ftsE gene encoding cell division ATP-binding protein FtsE codes for MIRFEQVAKRYPNGHVGLHELSFRARRGEFLFVTGHSGAGKSTLLRLLLAMERPTSGKLMLAGQDLGQISNAQIPFLRRQIGVVFQNHQLLFDRTVFNNIALPLQILGLSKAEIAKRVDSALERVSLSDKGELFPADLSTGQQQRVGIARAIVHQPALLLADEPTGNLDPRLAAEIMGVFEDINRLGTTVLIASHDLALIARMRHRMLTLQRGRLIGDGEAGQ; via the coding sequence ATGATCCGATTCGAACAGGTTGCCAAGCGCTATCCCAACGGTCATGTGGGTTTGCATGAGCTGAGTTTCCGGGCGCGCCGGGGCGAATTCCTGTTCGTCACCGGCCACTCGGGTGCCGGCAAGAGCACCTTGCTGCGTCTGTTGCTGGCCATGGAGCGCCCGACCAGCGGCAAGCTCATGTTGGCCGGGCAGGACCTGGGCCAGATCAGCAATGCGCAGATCCCGTTCCTGCGTCGGCAGATCGGCGTGGTGTTCCAGAACCACCAGCTGTTGTTCGACCGCACGGTGTTCAACAACATCGCCTTGCCACTGCAGATTCTCGGCTTGTCCAAGGCCGAGATCGCCAAGCGAGTGGATTCGGCGCTGGAGCGCGTTTCGCTGTCTGACAAGGGCGAACTGTTCCCCGCCGACCTGTCCACCGGGCAGCAGCAGCGGGTGGGTATCGCCCGGGCCATCGTTCACCAGCCGGCCCTGCTGCTGGCCGACGAGCCCACCGGTAACCTCGACCCGCGCCTGGCAGCAGAGATCATGGGTGTGTTCGAGGACATCAACCGGCTGGGGACCACGGTATTGATCGCCAGCCACGACCTGGCACTGATTGCGCGCATGCGCCACCGCATGCTGACCTTGCAGCGCGGCCGCTTGATCGGCGATGGGGAGGCCGGGCAATGA
- the ftsX gene encoding permease-like cell division protein FtsX, with translation MSTIRTPKVSERVAPKPADPQPEKKKRGEDDDGPDFRTLLHAWLESHRASMADSLRRLGKQPIGSFFTCLVMAVALSMPMGLSLLLKNVEQLGGSWQRAAQISLYLKLDAGSRDGEALRDEIKGMPGVADAQFVSREQALEEFQQQSGLGEALRELPDNPLPGVVVVTPTEVDKPALDALRQRLSELPRVEVAQLDLVWVERLAAILKLGDRFVFGLAVMLISALLLVIGNTIRLHIENRRVEIEVIKLVGGTDAYVRRPFLYMGALYGLGAGLLAWGILAFGLNWLNDAVVGLSGLYGSDFALGGVPASDGLSLLIGAVLLGYIGAWIAVARHLNELAPR, from the coding sequence ATGAGCACTATACGTACGCCAAAGGTTTCCGAGCGGGTTGCGCCAAAGCCGGCCGACCCGCAACCGGAGAAGAAAAAGCGCGGCGAGGACGATGACGGCCCTGATTTCCGCACACTGCTGCATGCCTGGCTGGAAAGCCACCGTGCCAGCATGGCCGACAGCCTGCGCCGTCTGGGCAAGCAGCCGATCGGCAGCTTTTTCACCTGCCTGGTGATGGCGGTGGCGCTGAGCATGCCCATGGGCCTGTCGTTGCTGCTGAAGAACGTCGAGCAGCTGGGCGGTTCGTGGCAGCGCGCTGCGCAGATTTCGCTGTACCTCAAGCTCGATGCCGGCAGCCGCGATGGTGAAGCGCTGCGCGACGAGATCAAGGGCATGCCTGGGGTGGCGGACGCGCAATTTGTCAGCCGCGAGCAGGCGCTGGAGGAATTCCAGCAGCAGTCCGGCTTGGGCGAGGCCTTGCGCGAACTGCCCGACAACCCGCTGCCTGGCGTGGTGGTGGTAACCCCGACCGAGGTCGACAAGCCCGCCCTGGATGCCTTGCGTCAACGCCTGTCGGAGCTGCCGCGGGTGGAAGTGGCGCAACTTGACCTGGTGTGGGTCGAGCGCCTGGCGGCCATCCTCAAACTGGGTGACCGCTTCGTCTTCGGCCTGGCCGTGATGCTGATTTCTGCCCTGCTGTTAGTAATCGGTAACACAATTCGTCTACACATTGAAAACCGCCGTGTCGAGATCGAAGTGATCAAGTTGGTAGGCGGCACTGACGCCTACGTGCGCCGGCCTTTCCTGTACATGGGCGCCTTGTACGGCCTGGGTGCGGGGCTGCTGGCGTGGGGTATCCTGGCGTTTGGCCTGAACTGGCTCAACGACGCGGTGGTAGGGCTTTCCGGGCTGTACGGCAGTGACTTCGCCCTGGGCGGGGTGCCGGCGTCCGATGGTCTGTCGCTCTTGATCGGAGCGGTGCTGTTGGGGTATATCGGTGCATGGATTGCCGTCGCTCGTCATCTGAACGAGCTGGCGCCGCGATAG
- the rpoH gene encoding RNA polymerase sigma factor RpoH has protein sequence MTTSLQPAYALVPGANLEAYVHTVNSIPLLTVEQERDLGERLYYEQDVEAARQMVMAHLRFVVHIARSYAGYGLAQADLIQEGNVGLMKAVKRFNPEMGVRLVSFAVHWIKAEIHEFILRNWRIVKVATTKAQRKLFFNLRSQKKRLAWLNNDEVHRVAESLGVEPREVREMESRLSGQDMAFDPAAEADDDSAFQSPAHYLEDHRYDPAVQLEDADWSDNSTSNLHEALQGLDERSRDILYQRWLAEEKATLHELADKYSVSAERIRQLEKNAMNKVKALIAA, from the coding sequence ATGACCACATCGTTGCAACCTGCCTATGCCCTGGTACCCGGTGCAAACCTGGAAGCCTATGTGCACACGGTCAACAGCATCCCGCTGCTGACGGTCGAGCAGGAGCGTGATCTGGGCGAGCGTCTCTATTATGAGCAGGATGTCGAGGCCGCTCGTCAAATGGTGATGGCCCACCTGCGTTTCGTCGTACACATCGCCCGTAGCTATGCCGGCTACGGTCTGGCACAGGCTGACCTGATCCAGGAAGGCAACGTCGGCCTGATGAAGGCCGTCAAGCGCTTCAACCCGGAAATGGGCGTGCGCCTGGTGTCGTTCGCCGTGCACTGGATCAAGGCAGAGATCCACGAGTTCATCCTGCGCAACTGGCGCATCGTCAAGGTGGCCACCACCAAGGCCCAGCGCAAGCTGTTCTTCAACCTGCGCAGCCAGAAGAAGCGTCTGGCCTGGCTGAACAACGACGAAGTGCATCGCGTGGCGGAAAGCCTCGGCGTCGAACCGCGTGAAGTGCGCGAGATGGAAAGCCGCCTCAGCGGCCAGGACATGGCCTTCGACCCGGCAGCAGAAGCTGACGACGACAGCGCCTTCCAGTCGCCTGCGCATTACCTGGAAGACCACCGTTACGACCCGGCGGTGCAGCTGGAGGATGCCGACTGGAGCGACAACTCCACCAGCAACCTGCACGAAGCGCTGCAAGGGCTGGACGAGCGTAGCCGCGATATTCTCTATCAGCGCTGGTTGGCGGAAGAGAAGGCCACGCTGCATGAGCTGGCCGACAAGTACAGCGTATCGGCTGAGCGGATTCGCCAGCTGGAGAAAAATGCGATGAACAAGGTCAAGGCATTGATCGCTGCCTGA
- the mtgA gene encoding monofunctional biosynthetic peptidoglycan transglycosylase, protein MLPTLIRRLSRALLWFAAGSIVLVLVFRWVPPPGTALMVERKVQSWVNGEPIDLQRDWEPWENISDELKVAVIAGEDQKFASHWGFDIPAIQAALAYNERGGSVRGASTLTQQVAKNLFLWSGRSWFRKGLEAWFTALIELFWSKERILEVYLNSAEWGKGVFGAQAAARYHFGVDASRLSRQQAAQLAAVLPSPIKWSASRPSAYVASRAGWIRRQMSQLGGPSYLMQLDTSRKL, encoded by the coding sequence ATGCTGCCAACCCTTATCCGTCGCCTCTCCCGCGCCCTGCTCTGGTTCGCTGCCGGCAGCATCGTGCTGGTGCTGGTGTTCCGCTGGGTGCCACCGCCCGGCACGGCGCTGATGGTCGAGCGCAAGGTCCAGTCCTGGGTCAATGGCGAGCCGATCGACCTGCAGCGCGACTGGGAGCCGTGGGAGAACATCTCCGATGAGCTGAAGGTTGCCGTTATCGCGGGCGAGGACCAGAAGTTCGCCAGCCACTGGGGGTTCGACATCCCGGCTATCCAGGCCGCACTGGCCTACAACGAGCGTGGCGGCAGTGTGCGCGGTGCCAGCACCCTGACCCAGCAAGTGGCCAAGAACCTGTTCCTGTGGTCCGGACGCAGCTGGTTCCGTAAAGGGCTGGAGGCCTGGTTCACCGCGCTGATCGAGCTGTTCTGGTCGAAAGAGCGCATTCTCGAGGTTTATCTGAACAGTGCCGAATGGGGCAAGGGCGTGTTTGGTGCCCAGGCGGCGGCGCGTTATCACTTTGGTGTCGATGCCAGCCGGCTCAGCCGCCAGCAGGCCGCACAACTGGCCGCAGTGCTGCCAAGCCCGATCAAGTGGAGTGCCAGCCGGCCGAGCGCCTATGTGGCTAGCCGGGCGGGGTGGATTCGCCGGCAGATGAGCCAGTTGGGCGGGCCCAGCTACCTGATGCAGCTCGATACTTCGCGCAAGCTTTGA
- a CDS encoding DUF423 domain-containing protein: MLRSFLMLAAFFGFTGVALGAFAAHGLKSRLTADYLAIFHTGVTYQLVHALAIFGVAVLSVHLPGRLIGWAGGLFALGIVLFSGSLYLLTLSGLGKLGIITPIGGLCFLAGWLCLGLAAWRLG, from the coding sequence ATGCTTCGCAGCTTCCTGATGCTTGCCGCCTTTTTCGGCTTTACCGGGGTCGCCCTGGGTGCCTTCGCTGCCCACGGCCTGAAAAGCCGGTTGACGGCAGACTACCTGGCGATCTTCCACACGGGCGTGACCTACCAGCTGGTGCATGCCTTGGCGATCTTCGGTGTCGCCGTGCTCTCGGTGCACCTGCCCGGGCGCCTGATCGGCTGGGCTGGCGGCCTGTTTGCCTTAGGCATCGTGCTGTTCTCCGGCAGCTTGTACCTGCTGACCCTCAGCGGCCTGGGCAAGCTGGGCATCATCACGCCGATCGGCGGCCTGTGCTTCCTGGCCGGCTGGCTGTGCCTGGGCCTGGCAGCCTGGCGGCTGGGCTGA
- the thiS gene encoding sulfur carrier protein ThiS, with translation MRIQLNGEPYELPAGESVAALLTRLELTGRRVAVELNLDIVPRSQHDSTLLNDGDQVEVVHAIGGG, from the coding sequence ATGCGCATTCAACTGAACGGTGAACCTTACGAACTGCCTGCTGGCGAAAGCGTTGCAGCCCTGCTGACGCGCCTGGAGCTGACCGGGCGCCGTGTGGCAGTAGAGCTGAACCTGGACATCGTGCCGCGTAGCCAGCACGACAGCACGCTGCTGAACGACGGCGACCAGGTCGAAGTGGTCCACGCCATCGGTGGTGGCTGA
- a CDS encoding thiazole synthase, whose protein sequence is MSNVRSDKPFTLAGRTFQSRLLVGTGKYRDMEETRLATEASGAEIVTVAVRRTNLGQNAGEPNLLDVLSPDKYTILPNTAGCFDAVEAVRTCRLARELLDGRKSHESRTLVKLEVLADQKTLFPNVIETLKAAEVLVKEGFDVMVYTSDDPIIARQLAEAGCIAVMPLAGLIGTGLGICNPYNLQIILEESKVPVLVDAGVGTASDATIAMEMGCEAVLMNSAIAHAQQPVLMAEAMKHAIVAGRMAYLAGRMPKKLYASASSPLDGLIK, encoded by the coding sequence ATGAGCAACGTTCGTAGCGACAAGCCCTTCACCCTGGCCGGGCGTACTTTCCAGTCGCGCCTGCTGGTCGGCACCGGCAAGTACCGTGACATGGAAGAAACCCGCCTGGCCACCGAGGCCTCGGGTGCCGAAATCGTCACCGTCGCCGTGCGCCGCACCAACCTTGGCCAGAATGCGGGCGAGCCGAACCTGCTCGACGTACTGTCGCCCGACAAGTACACCATCCTGCCGAACACTGCAGGCTGCTTTGACGCGGTGGAAGCGGTACGCACTTGCCGTCTGGCGCGCGAACTGCTCGATGGGCGCAAGTCGCACGAATCCCGCACGCTGGTAAAGCTGGAAGTGCTGGCCGACCAGAAAACCCTGTTCCCCAACGTGATCGAAACCCTCAAGGCCGCCGAAGTGCTGGTCAAGGAAGGTTTCGACGTGATGGTGTACACCAGCGACGACCCGATCATCGCCCGTCAGCTGGCTGAAGCCGGCTGCATCGCGGTCATGCCGCTGGCTGGCCTGATTGGCACCGGCCTGGGTATCTGCAACCCCTACAACCTGCAGATCATCCTGGAAGAGTCCAAGGTGCCGGTGCTGGTCGATGCCGGTGTGGGTACCGCTTCCGACGCCACCATCGCCATGGAAATGGGCTGCGAGGCGGTGCTGATGAACTCGGCCATCGCCCACGCCCAGCAGCCGGTGCTGATGGCCGAAGCCATGAAGCACGCCATCGTCGCCGGTCGCATGGCCTACCTGGCCGGCCGTATGCCGAAGAAACTCTATGCCAGCGCCTCTTCGCCGCTGGATGGTCTGATCAAGTAA
- the trmB gene encoding tRNA (guanosine(46)-N7)-methyltransferase TrmB, whose amino-acid sequence MTESHDTPITPDGEARPHRRIKSFVMRAGRMTEGQQRGLDQGGPLYILPLADSPVDYDQVFGRSAPRTLEIGFGMGHSLLEMAAAAPEQDFIGVEVHRPGVGALLNGVLTQGLKNLRVYDCDAIEVLNRCVADNSLDRLMLFFPDPWHKARHHKRRIVQLEFAELVRRKLKPGGVFHMATDWEPYAEYMLEVMSAAPGYRNRAADGTYVPRPEERPITKFERRGERLGHGVWDLKFEKVD is encoded by the coding sequence ATGACTGAATCGCACGATACGCCGATCACCCCCGACGGCGAAGCCCGCCCACACCGCCGCATCAAGAGCTTCGTGATGCGCGCCGGGCGCATGACCGAAGGCCAGCAACGCGGCCTGGACCAGGGCGGCCCGCTGTACATCCTGCCGCTGGCCGACAGCCCGGTGGACTACGACCAGGTGTTCGGCCGTTCGGCGCCGCGCACCCTGGAGATCGGCTTCGGCATGGGCCATTCCCTGCTGGAAATGGCGGCTGCCGCGCCTGAGCAGGATTTTATCGGTGTAGAAGTGCACCGCCCGGGTGTCGGCGCGCTGCTCAACGGCGTACTGACCCAGGGCCTGAAGAACCTGCGGGTGTACGACTGCGATGCCATCGAAGTGCTGAACCGCTGCGTGGCGGACAACAGCCTCGACCGCCTGATGCTGTTCTTCCCCGACCCTTGGCACAAGGCGCGCCACCACAAGCGCCGTATCGTCCAGCTGGAGTTTGCCGAGCTGGTACGTCGCAAGCTCAAGCCCGGTGGCGTGTTCCACATGGCCACCGACTGGGAGCCGTATGCCGAGTACATGCTGGAAGTGATGAGCGCAGCCCCGGGCTATCGCAACCGTGCGGCCGACGGCACCTACGTGCCACGCCCCGAAGAGCGCCCGATCACCAAGTTCGAACGCCGCGGCGAGCGGCTTGGGCATGGGGTGTGGGATTTGAAGTTCGAGAAGGTGGATTGA